In Paludibacter propionicigenes WB4, the genomic window AAAGAGCCATTTATATAGCAAAACACGATAAAATAAGTCCCGATTTGTAACCTTATTATAACATCGCTGCTAGGGTGGCTACTAATCGGAGCTTAAATTGATATCGGCAAAAGAATGACTTTATTTTTTACTCAATGCAAAAACTACCCAACTTTTTCCCCATGTAGGTGTCAGCAACATTGAATCCTGCGCTGCAAACAGAGCTGAAGCTTTCTCTATGTCTTTCGGAAAGTTATCGTACGTTTGTTGGAGATACTTTGCCATGTCATTTTTAAATAAAGCAGACAGAATAATAGCTCTGGGATTATTCGGGTTTATTGCCAACGCTGTTGCGTACGCACTGACTATTTCTCCCGAGTACTTCGGTCCATTGATTTGAGGATCAAGAGCCATAAGCGCATAAAGTCTCAATCCTTTCAATGTAAAAAACTCCGATTTATCAATATCTTTCAATTCAGAAAATTTATTCAAATAAGTTTCGGCTTCGGCAAGATATTTAGTTTTTTTGTCAACATCCGGAGTAACCAAAGATAACTGAATATCCACATAAGCCAGATAATAAGTTGCAAGTGACAACTGAGGCTGAGCTAACAAGAACCTTTCAAGTTGGCTCCTGACTTGAATATAGTCAGAAACACGCTGTGCCTTGTTTACATTTTGAACCACAGGCGCAAAATCCTGTGCAGAAAGAACAATCGAGAACAATAATAATAAGCTGGTCAAAAAACATTTAATTGATTTCATTTTAATTGGATTTTAAATATTAATAATTTAGAAATTTGAAACATCGTAAGCTGTTTTTCCACTGAGAGTGATAAATATTCCTATGTAGAAGAAATGTTTACTGGGGTCGGTCACTGGCGTTTTCACATACCTATCCGGATTAGTTGCATCATTAGCAAAATTGTAATTATAGGTATTTTGTCGTCCAAGCAGATTGGTTGCAGAAGTATAAATAATCACCTTCTGACTCACCAGATAGGTAAGACTCAGATCCACACTATTATAAAATCCGGTAGTCGAATTCATAACACCGCTTTTTGACGGATCATGGTATGGTCTGCCACTGGCGAATCTATTGGTCACGCCCAAAATACTTTTCAATGCAGGTATATTATACTTTATCGAAACAGTAGCATTGTGAATAGTAGCATATTGAGGGGTTGATAGCTCGGTATAGTCCAGGTACTTCCTTTTAGACAGATTGAAAGAATAGGCAAGCATATATTCAAAACCCTTGAACAGTGCCCTGTCATTAAAGAACAAATCCAGCCCTTTACTATAACCATATCCGTCCGACGTGAGTGCAGTTGATTGTTGCAGTACAAGATCATTGTATTTTTTATAATAAGTTTCAGCTCTATAAACTTTATTTTTTGTTTCGTAGTAAACACCACCTACATATTGCATACAATTCTCGGTACGTAAATTACTATTTGTCAGCAAAAATTTATTGTCCGGAAGTTGGGTATACTGACCCACAACTCCCGAAAAGTGAACTCCATTCATATTATAAGTTAGAGACAAACGCGGATTTGACCTCCACATACTATTGATGCTTGTATATTCCACTCTGTCCGATAACTCCGCATAGAGATTGGAATTAATGTTGAAAATGGCGGATGCAAATAATGCACTGATTGAATGATTTATTGAGTCCGTATGAACGGTTGAAGCATAAAAATAAGCAATATCGTTATGTCGGAAGAAATTTTCGATGCCAAAGTTCAATCGGAGAAAATCTGTAAAACGTTTGCTCACTTTAGTTTTTAAATGAATTTCCCATTCCTTGTTTCGATACGAATCGGTTGCAAGTAGCGCATCATCTACATGCTGATTTTTGAGAGAAAATGCGGCACCGGCAAAAATCTTATAACCCGATTCCGTGGTTTTCTGAAAAGTAGAATTCAGATAAAAATTATCATCGTCGAACGCTAAATTTCTTGTAGGTTGGTTCATTGATGAAGCTATATGCTGAATAAAAGAAGTTTTATCGTATCCTACAAAGGTTTTGAAAACAGTAGTCTGATTTGGATTGAACCGAATTTGTCCACTTCCTGAGAAAAGCTGATATGGTTTTACCCAGTCATATGTGTTAGGTACAATGGAATAATATGGCTTGAGGTTTTGATAATCGAGATTCAAAGAAACCGATCCTTTTTCGAATGCGCGGGTTCCACCTCCGCTAAACCCAACTGAAGAGGCGTTTACTCCAATTTTGGTGATCGGACTAACATCTTTGGTATTGAGCGCTAACACACTCGAAAGCCCCTGAGCATATTCTGATGAGCTGGCACCGGTTGAAAAGTTGATTCCTTCAAACATAAAAGGTGAATAACGACCGCGAACCGGCATATTATCGCTGGTGGCTGTATAAGGTGAGAGTACGTGCATTTCA contains:
- a CDS encoding TonB-dependent receptor → MKKMFLFLLLFYVGVLSCFAQQFKVEGKVLNEQSRPLSNANVFIKGTIDGASTDSLGNFSFTTNKQSEMTLCVRMLGYAEFNTQISDKKSTSLVLNMKPDNITLDNVVVSAGNFRVKGNSQFGKMSAVDIVTTAGSTGDLYHSLRTLPGAQMVGESGKLFIRGGDSNESQTYIDEMHVLSPYTATSDNMPVRGRYSPFMFEGINFSTGASSSEYAQGLSSVLALNTKDVSPITKIGVNASSVGFSGGGTRAFEKGSVSLNLDYQNLKPYYSIVPNTYDWVKPYQLFSGSGQIRFNPNQTTVFKTFVGYDKTSFIQHIASSMNQPTRNLAFDDDNFYLNSTFQKTTESGYKIFAGAAFSLKNQHVDDALLATDSYRNKEWEIHLKTKVSKRFTDFLRLNFGIENFFRHNDIAYFYASTVHTDSINHSISALFASAIFNINSNLYAELSDRVEYTSINSMWRSNPRLSLTYNMNGVHFSGVVGQYTQLPDNKFLLTNSNLRTENCMQYVGGVYYETKNKVYRAETYYKKYNDLVLQQSTALTSDGYGYSKGLDLFFNDRALFKGFEYMLAYSFNLSKRKYLDYTELSTPQYATIHNATVSIKYNIPALKSILGVTNRFASGRPYHDPSKSGVMNSTTGFYNSVDLSLTYLVSQKVIIYTSATNLLGRQNTYNYNFANDATNPDRYVKTPVTDPSKHFFYIGIFITLSGKTAYDVSNF